The Paenarthrobacter aurescens region GGCCATCGCCAGATACGTCTTTCCTGTGCCCGCCGGGCCGATGCCAAAAATCACGGTGTTGTCATCAATGGCGTCAACATAGTTCTTCTGATTCAGCGTTTTGGGCCGTATGGTCTTACCCCTGCTGGAAAGAATGTTGTGCGTCAGGACATCGGCCGGATTCTGGACTGACTGGGCCCTCAAAAGCGAAACCAGCTGCTGGAGGACGTCCGGAGTGACCACGGTTCCTTTTGCTACGAGCCCACGGACTTCCTCCAAAAGGCGCATGACGCGTGGAATAACGGTGGAAGGACCTGTCATGGAAAGCTCGTTGCCCCGGACATGGAAACTTACGTCCTGGAACTGTTCCTCAATGTAGCGCAAGGCTTCGTCGTGGCTGCCCAACGAGTGAACCATCTGGTCGGAGTTGTCGAACGTGACAACTTCCGTGCGCGTACCCGGTAGTGTGTGCGGGAACTCGGTGGGCGGCAGGTTGCCGTTTCCGGTCCTGAGCCGCCCGTTCAAAGATTCACTCATAGTGCTGGCCTCAGGCCTTTTCTCCTCCGGTTGGTCCTATTAACGCCATCGATTCGACATTCGCGACCGCTAAGAGGCGCTCGTCCGAGATGCCGGAATGTCTTCAATCCTACGCCAGCCCGGCGTTCAAGGAACCGAAATCCGCGGCAACACCGGCCCCTCTCCGTCATGTCACACGTTTTGTCTCAACTCCGCATCAAGCGGGTATCAATCCTGTTTCAGTTGGCGCCCGTCCGCCCAATCCCGGCCGACCGCCGTCGACGATGTGCCAAGCTGGCATAGCGGGTGGCATCAGCACCCTGCTGCCCGGCCCTCGCGGCCGGGGATCGGCGGCACCTGCTGCCACACCGGATACATGAAGGCAGGACACCCATTACGGAGCCAGTAACCATCAAAGATGGCGCGCGCAGGCGGACCAAGTCCCTCTCAGCGGTGCCTGCGATGCTTGCTGCCCTTCTGCTGACGGGATGCATTGCCAATGGCGGCGGCAGCGCGGCCGGGGTGACTTCCCCGCCAGTCACCATTGCAGACGCACCAGCCAGCCACGCTCCACTGGAAACTACGCAGGCCTCCACAAAAATACCGGTGTATTGGATTGGCCGCAGCAAGGAAGAGGTCTACCTCTACCGCGAGTTCAGGGACATCTCCAGCGATGGAAACCCCGTAACCACCGCACTGAAGATCATGATGTCCGAAAAGCCATTGGACCACGACTTCTTCACACCCTGGCAGGCACCGGAAAACCTGGCCACGTCCATCTCCGGCAAGAACGTCATCACCGTCGACATCTCCCGGGATGCGTTCAACTCGAACCTCGACGCTGGAATGGCGCAGCGCGCCGTCCAACAGTTGGTCTATACAGCTACAGCAGCAGCCTCCTCCTCAGGCCTGATCAACTCCGGACAACAAATCCAAGTTGTCATCCTGGTTGACGGGCACACGGACTACATGGCCTTCGGCCAAGTCAAACTTGGCCAACCCATGGAACGAAATGCCTCCCTGGTAGCACCTCTGTGGATCATCGACCCCCAAGAGGAAACAACATTGCCAACAGGTGTGGTCAAGTTCAATGGCCGCAGCACGGACAGCTCAAAACCGGTCAGCTGGCAGATTCTCCAAGAAAACAACAAGGGCGAAAAGACCAGCCTTTTCACCGGACAAACCCAAGCCACCGGCGACCCCGGTCAATACGGCGTCTTCAACTTCAGTGCCCAATTGAAGGCCGGAAAATATGAGTTGCGGGTCTCGCAGGTGGACGAAGCCGGCGCAACCATCGAGACGAGCACCGACACCCGCATATTCAACGTCGGATAACCGCGTGCCCTAGGGGCGGCAGCCTACCAACGGCGGTGACTACCAGCGGCCGTTGTCTACCAGCGGCCGAGGACGTCGCTGGCCAGCACGACGGCGGCGGGTCCCGCCGTCGAAGACCTCAAGACATGGTGACCCAACAGTGCCGTCACCGCACCCGCGTCGCTGAGCCGCGTCACCTCACGCGGGGCGATTCCACCCTCCGGCCCCACGATCAGGAGCACCTCGCGGGAAGTCCCTGCCTGTCCTTCCATGACCGCAAGTGTCTCCTCAAGGACAGCCCTTAAGGGGTTCTTCGCATCTTCATGGAGGATGATGGCTGCATCAGCAGCCGCCACGGCTTTCGCCAAGGCGCCTGTGTCCACTATGGAACGTACCTCGGGAATCCAAGCACGTCGCGCCTGTTTGGCTGCCGCAGTGACCACTGACTGCCACTTGGCGTGCGCCTTGACGGCCCTATCGCCTTTCCAGCGCACGATTGCCCGCTCGGACTGCCACGGAATGACTGCATCAATTCCAAGCTCGGTAGCAGTCTCGATGGCTAGTTCGTCGCGATCGCCCTTCGCTAACGCCTGAACCAGGACCAGCCGGATTTCCGGCTGGTCCTCGACGAGGATCTCCGACGCCTGCACGGTGAGGGTGCTCGAACCGGTGTCCATCACGGTGCCGATCAACCGCGCGCCCGCACCGTCCGCTATGTCCACCGGCTCGCCTACAGCCAATCGCTTGACTGTGACAGCGTGGCGGGCTTCAGCGCCCTCCAGGACGAACGTAGAGCCGGGGCTCAACTGACCGAAGCTACCCGCCGGTGCAAAGAAAACCGGGTTGCTCACCGCTACAGGTTACCGAGCTTGTCGCGAAGTTTTGCGAACATCCCGCCGCTGGCCACAAGCTTTCCCTCGGTAAACTGCTCACCGCGGAGCTTGGCCAACTGCTGCAGGAGTTCTTCTTGGGCGGGGTCGAGCTTGGTGGGGGTCTCCACGTGCAAGTGCACCTTCAGGTCGCCTCGGCCGTAGCCCCGGAGGTGCGTCACACCCAGGCCGCGCAGAGTGATGACTTCTCCGGATTGGGTTCCGGCCTTGACGTCAATGTCCTGGGCGCCGTCGAAGGTGTCCAGCTGCAATTCAGTGCCAAGTGCCGCCGCGGTCATGGGCACACTCAGTGTGGCATGGAGGTCGTCGCCTTCACGCATGAACATGGAATCGTTGTTGACCCGGATCTCCACGTAGAGATCACCGGAGGGGCCTCCTGCCGGTCCCGCTTCACCCTGCCCGGAGAGCTGAATGCGCGTACCAGTGGCAACACCGGCGGGAACCTTGATGGTCAGTGAACGGCGGCTGCGGATGCGGCCCTGCCCGCTGCACTCATTGCAGGGGTCCTTAATGACCGTGCCGAAGCCCTCACACGAACCGCAAGGGGCGGTTGTCATGACCTGGCCGAGGATCGACCGGACAGCCCGCTGGACCTGACCGCTGCCACCGCAAATATCGCAGCGTTCCGGGTGTGTCCCCGGGCGGCAGCAACTGCCATCACATGTGGGGCAGATGACGGCGGTGTCCACTTCGAGCTTCTTGTTGACGCCGAACACGGCGTCCTTCAAGTCGATGCGGACGCTGATGAGCGCATCCTGGCCCCGACGGACACGGGAGGCAGGGCCGCCCTGGCCGCCACCCCCGCCAAAGAAGGTGTCAAAGATGTCCTGGAACGCGAAGCCCTGGCCGGCATAGCCGCCACCGTATCCGTTGTCGGTGCCGTTCTCATTGCCCGTGGCGTCGTAGACGCGGCGCTTCTGGGGATCGGACAACACCTCGTAGGCGTGCGTCACGGCCTTGAACTGTTCCGCGACATCCTCGCCCGGGTTTACGTCGGGGTGGAGTTTCCGCGCCAACTTGCGGTACGCCTTTTTGATCTCTTCCCCGGTGGCTTCCGGCGAGACTCCCAAAACGTCATAGTGGCTGCTCAAAGTCGGTATCTCTTCCTTGTTGTACTGCGGATGTTTCCTCGGGCCGGTGTTCAGCCGCCGAGAATGCGGGAAAGGTAACGGGCCACGGCGCGAACGGCTGCCATGGTAGTGGGATAGTCCATGCGTGTAGGACCAAGAATCCCCACTTTGGCTCCGGATCCGTAACCGGTTGCCACGACTGACGCCTCCGCCAGACCGTCGTAAGGATTCTCACGTCCAATGCTTACGGTCACGCCCCGGGGATCATCCCCCATGTCAGACAACAACCGAAGCATGACAACTTGTTCCTCGAGTGCTTCCAGAACAGGCCCAATGCTTAGGGGGAAGTCCACGTTGGACCGGGCCAGGTTCGCTGTTCCGGCCATCAGGATCCGCTCTTCACGGCTGGTGTCGCTCAATGACTGCAGCCCTTGGGCCAAAGTCTGCGCCAGGCCGCGAAGCTCCGGAGGACAAAGTGCCACCACCGACGGAAGTACCTGCGGCAAAAGAGCCAGCTGGGTGCCTGCAATATTGCCCAGGAACCGGGACCTCAGAAGCATTAGCGCCTCGTTGCCCACATCGGTGCCGGCATCGATGACCTTCTGCACCACGCTACCGGTGTCAGCGATCAACACCACGAGGACCTGATGAGGGGCCAGCAGGACGAATTCCACGTGACGGACCAACGCCCGGTGTGACTGCGGGTACTGAACGACCGCCACCTGGTTTGTCAGCTGGGACAGAAGCCTTACTGTGCGCTCCAGGATGTCGTCAACATCATCAGGACCCTCAAGTAAGGAGTGGATGGCCCGGCGTTCGGCTGCAGATAATGGTTTGACCTGGGAAATGCGGTCAACGAACAAGCGATAGCCCTTGTCCGTGGGGATTCGGCCTGCGCTGGTATGGGGCGCGGCAATAAGGCCTTCTTCTTCCAGGACAGCCATGTCATTCCTGATGGTGGCGCTGGAAACGCCAAGATGGTGGCGTTCTACAAGGGCCTTCGATCCAACAGGTTCCCTGGAATGCACGTAGTCTTCAACGATGGCACGCAGCACCTCGAGCTTGCGCGGCTCACTCATTGCTCCACCTCCTGACGACTGCCTTGGCCCATTCGACCGGTCAACGCGGGGTCTCACCGGAGCCCCACACTTAGCACTCAACATGCCCAAGTGCTAACAAGTCTAGTATGAGCCACCCCGTTGTTAGCATTGAAACCTGCCGTCGGGCGGCTCAGGCCCGCACTATGAACCAGCACACCACCATGAACCAGCACAAAAGGTAGGAATCCCGTGGCTTTGAACAATTGGGGTCCGCAGGATCTTTCCGCTCCAGCCAAGAAGCAACTGCCCGAAGTTGCCGTTCAACGCGGAATGGTCCTTGAGGACGTTCAATCGGGCTGGGTGGGCGAAGTCACGCGTGTGGAGAAATCCGGCGGCATGCATGTGGTATCCCTTGAGGACCGGCGCGGTAAGACCAAGTCCTTCCAACTGGGATTCGGCTTCCTCCTCGAGGGGCAAGCCATCCGGTTGATGCCTCCCGCCCCGCGGGCTGCCACCTCCGCAGTTCCCGCCGGGCGGACGGCTTCAGGCTCGGTGAAAGTGCAGGGTCAGCGGGCCCAGGTAGCGAAGGCCAGCCGGATTTGGGTGGAAGGAAAGCACGACGCCGAGCTTGTGGAGAAGGTCTGGGGTGACGACCTCCGGGTGGAGGGCATCGTGGTGGAACCACTCCATGGCGTTGATGACCTGAAGTCAGCAATCGCAGACTTCAACCCCGGCCCGGGCCGCAGGCTTGGCATCCTCGTGGACCACCTCGTCCCGGGCTCCAAGGAGTCCCGAATCGCCGCCGATGCCATGACAGTACCGGGGGCAGCAGGGAACGTCTTGATTGTGGGACACCCCTATGTGGATGTGTGGCAGGCCATCCGGCCGAAGGTTCTGGGCATTGATGCCTGGCCCGCAGTGCCCCGGGGAATCGATTGGAAAACCGGGATCCTCAGCGCATTCGGCTGGCCGCACGAGACCGCGGAGGACATAGGCTTGGGTTGGCAACGGCTCCTGGGTGCGGTCCGCACTTATGCCGACCTCGAGGCCTCGCTCCTGGGACGGGTGGAGGAAGTCATCGATTTCCTGACTGTTCCCTGATTCGGGCTTCCTCTTGTATCAGTAACTACCGTGTCAATGGGGCGCATGTCCCGGGAAGTGCGCTGGGGCCGGTATTCTTGGACAGCAACACCGCACCATTTTTACAGCAAAGGGAAGACACCGTGGCAGATAACGCTCCTGAAGAACCGGGCAGCGCCGCAGGCCGGCCCCAGTACCATGGCGCGCCTGCCAACGCACTCCCCCTGACGGCCAGCGAGGACAGGCAATGGGCTACCCTGGCCCATTTTGGCGGCATCCTGGGGTGCCTGCCGTCCCTTTTGATCTACTTGATTTTCAAGGATCGCGGACCGTTCACAGCGCAGGAATCCAAAGAAGCACTGAACTTCACGTTGCCTCCCACCATTGCCGCCGTGCTGGCAAACATCCTGGTTTTGCTGCCTGTTGTTGGCAACATCTTCGCCGTCATCGCTACCGCAATCTGGGTGGCCCTGACGTGCTTCTCCGTTTCGGCGGGCATCCGCGTAAACCACGGGCAGCCTCACCGCTACAAAATCAACCTCCGCTGGATTAAGTAGAGGTCAGTCGGGCAGGAGCCTTCGGACTACGGCGTCAGCCAGGAGCCGACCCTTCAGGGTCAGGACGAGCCTGCCCTTGAACGCCTGTACAGGGTCCACCAGTTGGTCGGCAATGAGCCCGGCCATCGCGTGCCGTCCGATCGCGCCCAAGGCATCCACGGACAATCCTGTGCCAAGCCGGGCTTCAAGCATGATCCGCTCGACTTCCCGGGTTTCGGCGTCGAGGGTTTCGCGTCCGGCGGCCGGAGAGCTTCCGCTCCCCAACCTCCCGGCGTAAGCAGTGGGATGCTTAACGTTCCACCACCTGACGCCCCCGACGTGCGAGTGGGCGCCGGGTCCAATGCCCCACCAGTCGTCCCCGCGCCAGTAAGCAAGGTTGTGGCGGCACGCCTGCTCCGGTGTTCGCGACCAGTTGCTGACCTCATACCAGCCCAAGCCCGCTTCGGAGATCATCTTGTCCGCCAGCTCGTACTTGGAAGCGTGGTCGTCGTCGTCAATACCGGGCACCTCACCGCGGCGTATCTGGGCGGCAAGTTTGGTGCCGTCCTCCACGATCAAAGCGTAGGCACTGATGTGATCCGGCTCGTAAGAGAGCGCAGTCTCAAGGGAGAACTGCCAATCAGCCATGGATTCTCCGGGCGTGCCGTAAATGAGATCCAGGCTCACGGCAAGTCCCGCTTCACGCGCCCACTGCACCACCAGGGGTACCCGACTCGGCGTATGGGTGCGGTCCAGCACCTTCAGAACGTGCGGTACGGCAGACTGCATACCGAAGGAGACGCGGGTGAAACCTGCGTCGGCCAAAACCTTCAGGGACTCCGGAGTCACGGAATCGGGATTGGCCTCCGTGGTCACTTCGGCACCGGGCTCAAGGCCCCAATGGTCGACGGCAGCCCGCAGGATCCTTGCCAGATCTTCTGCAGGAAGAAGGGTGGGAGTACCTCCACCAAAGAAAACAGTGCTGAGGGGACGGCGGGGCAAACCTGAGGCATCCAAGGCCACCGAAGCAAAGTCCAGCTCAGAGACAGCCGTGGAAGCGTAGGCATCCTGAGAGGCACCCCCGCCGAGCTCCGTGGCCGTATAGGTGTTGAAATCGCAGTAACCGCATCGGACAGCGCAGAACGGTATGTGGACATAGAGCCCGAACTTGCGGTGCTCGACGCCGGCCAACACCTGCGGAGGCAAAATGCCATCCGCAGGTGCCGGGTCGCCCAAAGGTAGGACGCTGGGCATTTACTTCTTGGCCTTGTCCTTGGATTCATCAGTGGTGAGGGCTGCGATAAATGCCTCCTGGGGCACTTCCACGCGACCCACCATCTTCATGCGCTTCTTGCCTTCCTTCTGCTTCTCCAGCAGTTTGCGCTTACGGGTGATGTCACCGCCGTAGCACTTGGCAAGAACATCCTTGCGGATAGCCCGGATACTCTCACGCGCAATAATGCGTGATCCGATGGCGGCCTGAATGGGCACCTCAAACTGCTGCCTGGGAATAAGCTCGCGGAGCTTGCCAGTCATCATCACACCGTAGGCGTACGCCTTATCGCGGTGGGTGATGGCACTGAAAGCATCAACTTGTTCACCCTGAAGCAGGATGTCCACCTTGACGAGGTCGGCAACCTGCTCGCCGTCGGCCTTCCAGTCCAGCGAGGCGTAGCCCCTGGTCTTGGACTTCAGGAGGTCGAAGAAGTCGAACACGATCTCAGCCAGCGGGATCCAGTAGCGAAGTTCCACACGGTCCTCGGACAGGTAATCCATTCCGCGCATTTGGCCACGGCGGCTCTGGCAGAGTTCCATGATGGACCCAACAAATTCATTGGGCGCCAGAATGGTTGCCGAAACCATCGGCTCGCGCACCTCGGAAATCTTGCCTGTGGGGTATTCGCTCGGGTTGGTGACGTGAATGACTTTTTTGTCCTCGAGCGTTACCTCATACTCCACGTTGGGAGCAGTAGAGATGAGGTCCAGGTTGTATTCACGCTCAAGACGCTCACGGGTGATCTCAAGGTGAAGCAAACCCAGGAATCCTACGCGGAACCCAAAGCCAAGCGCGGCTGAGGTCTCGGGCTCGTAGACCAGCGCAGCATCGTTGAGCATCAGCTTTTCCAGGGCATCACGAAGGACCGGGTAATCCGTTCCATCCAACGGGTAAAGACCGGAAAAGACCATTGGCTTGGCGTCGGCGTAGCCGCTGAGCGACTCCGACGCCGGCTTGGCAAGGTTAGTGACAGTATCGCCAACCTTGGACTGGCGGACGTCCTTCACACCGGTGATCAGGTAACCCACCTCGCCGACGCCCAGGCCCTTGGACGGCGTGGGCTCCGGGGAACTGACACCAATCTCCAAGAGCTCGTGCGTCGCCCGGGTGGACATCATTTGGATGCGTTCGCGCGGGTGGAGCATGCCGTCCACTACACGGACGTAGGTGACCACGCCGCGGTAGGTGTCATAGACCGAGTCGAAAATCATGGCGCGGGCCGGGGCGTCGGGATCACCGACGGGCGCGGGGAGATCGCGGACAATCTTGTCCAGCAGAGCCTCTACGCCTACGCCGGTTTTGCCGGACACCTTGAGAACGTCCTCCGGATCGCCACCGATCAGGTTGGCAAGCTCCGCAGCGTACTTCTCGGGCTGTGCGGCCGGGAGGTCGATCTTATTCAGCACGGGAATGATGGTGAGGTTGTTTTCCATCGCCAGGTAC contains the following coding sequences:
- a CDS encoding GerMN domain-containing protein, giving the protein MLAALLLTGCIANGGGSAAGVTSPPVTIADAPASHAPLETTQASTKIPVYWIGRSKEEVYLYREFRDISSDGNPVTTALKIMMSEKPLDHDFFTPWQAPENLATSISGKNVITVDISRDAFNSNLDAGMAQRAVQQLVYTATAAASSSGLINSGQQIQVVILVDGHTDYMAFGQVKLGQPMERNASLVAPLWIIDPQEETTLPTGVVKFNGRSTDSSKPVSWQILQENNKGEKTSLFTGQTQATGDPGQYGVFNFSAQLKAGKYELRVSQVDEAGATIETSTDTRIFNVG
- a CDS encoding 16S rRNA (uracil(1498)-N(3))-methyltransferase codes for the protein MSNPVFFAPAGSFGQLSPGSTFVLEGAEARHAVTVKRLAVGEPVDIADGAGARLIGTVMDTGSSTLTVQASEILVEDQPEIRLVLVQALAKGDRDELAIETATELGIDAVIPWQSERAIVRWKGDRAVKAHAKWQSVVTAAAKQARRAWIPEVRSIVDTGALAKAVAAADAAIILHEDAKNPLRAVLEETLAVMEGQAGTSREVLLIVGPEGGIAPREVTRLSDAGAVTALLGHHVLRSSTAGPAAVVLASDVLGRW
- the dnaJ gene encoding molecular chaperone DnaJ; its protein translation is MSSHYDVLGVSPEATGEEIKKAYRKLARKLHPDVNPGEDVAEQFKAVTHAYEVLSDPQKRRVYDATGNENGTDNGYGGGYAGQGFAFQDIFDTFFGGGGGQGGPASRVRRGQDALISVRIDLKDAVFGVNKKLEVDTAVICPTCDGSCCRPGTHPERCDICGGSGQVQRAVRSILGQVMTTAPCGSCEGFGTVIKDPCNECSGQGRIRSRRSLTIKVPAGVATGTRIQLSGQGEAGPAGGPSGDLYVEIRVNNDSMFMREGDDLHATLSVPMTAAALGTELQLDTFDGAQDIDVKAGTQSGEVITLRGLGVTHLRGYGRGDLKVHLHVETPTKLDPAQEELLQQLAKLRGEQFTEGKLVASGGMFAKLRDKLGNL
- the hrcA gene encoding heat-inducible transcriptional repressor HrcA, producing MSEPRKLEVLRAIVEDYVHSREPVGSKALVERHHLGVSSATIRNDMAVLEEEGLIAAPHTSAGRIPTDKGYRLFVDRISQVKPLSAAERRAIHSLLEGPDDVDDILERTVRLLSQLTNQVAVVQYPQSHRALVRHVEFVLLAPHQVLVVLIADTGSVVQKVIDAGTDVGNEALMLLRSRFLGNIAGTQLALLPQVLPSVVALCPPELRGLAQTLAQGLQSLSDTSREERILMAGTANLARSNVDFPLSIGPVLEALEEQVVMLRLLSDMGDDPRGVTVSIGRENPYDGLAEASVVATGYGSGAKVGILGPTRMDYPTTMAAVRAVARYLSRILGG
- a CDS encoding DUF3097 domain-containing protein, giving the protein MALNNWGPQDLSAPAKKQLPEVAVQRGMVLEDVQSGWVGEVTRVEKSGGMHVVSLEDRRGKTKSFQLGFGFLLEGQAIRLMPPAPRAATSAVPAGRTASGSVKVQGQRAQVAKASRIWVEGKHDAELVEKVWGDDLRVEGIVVEPLHGVDDLKSAIADFNPGPGRRLGILVDHLVPGSKESRIAADAMTVPGAAGNVLIVGHPYVDVWQAIRPKVLGIDAWPAVPRGIDWKTGILSAFGWPHETAEDIGLGWQRLLGAVRTYADLEASLLGRVEEVIDFLTVP
- a CDS encoding DUF4870 domain-containing protein; translation: MADNAPEEPGSAAGRPQYHGAPANALPLTASEDRQWATLAHFGGILGCLPSLLIYLIFKDRGPFTAQESKEALNFTLPPTIAAVLANILVLLPVVGNIFAVIATAIWVALTCFSVSAGIRVNHGQPHRYKINLRWIK
- the hemW gene encoding radical SAM family heme chaperone HemW, translated to MPSVLPLGDPAPADGILPPQVLAGVEHRKFGLYVHIPFCAVRCGYCDFNTYTATELGGGASQDAYASTAVSELDFASVALDASGLPRRPLSTVFFGGGTPTLLPAEDLARILRAAVDHWGLEPGAEVTTEANPDSVTPESLKVLADAGFTRVSFGMQSAVPHVLKVLDRTHTPSRVPLVVQWAREAGLAVSLDLIYGTPGESMADWQFSLETALSYEPDHISAYALIVEDGTKLAAQIRRGEVPGIDDDDHASKYELADKMISEAGLGWYEVSNWSRTPEQACRHNLAYWRGDDWWGIGPGAHSHVGGVRWWNVKHPTAYAGRLGSGSSPAAGRETLDAETREVERIMLEARLGTGLSVDALGAIGRHAMAGLIADQLVDPVQAFKGRLVLTLKGRLLADAVVRRLLPD
- the lepA gene encoding translation elongation factor 4, giving the protein MSPMARTAPVPAATDPAIIRNFCIIAHIDHGKSTLADRMLQYTGVVKQRDMKAQYLDRMDIERERGITIKSQAVRMPWELDGNSYALNMIDTPGHVDFTYEVSRSLAACEGAVLLVDAAQGIEAQTLANLYLAMENNLTIIPVLNKIDLPAAQPEKYAAELANLIGGDPEDVLKVSGKTGVGVEALLDKIVRDLPAPVGDPDAPARAMIFDSVYDTYRGVVTYVRVVDGMLHPRERIQMMSTRATHELLEIGVSSPEPTPSKGLGVGEVGYLITGVKDVRQSKVGDTVTNLAKPASESLSGYADAKPMVFSGLYPLDGTDYPVLRDALEKLMLNDAALVYEPETSAALGFGFRVGFLGLLHLEITRERLEREYNLDLISTAPNVEYEVTLEDKKVIHVTNPSEYPTGKISEVREPMVSATILAPNEFVGSIMELCQSRRGQMRGMDYLSEDRVELRYWIPLAEIVFDFFDLLKSKTRGYASLDWKADGEQVADLVKVDILLQGEQVDAFSAITHRDKAYAYGVMMTGKLRELIPRQQFEVPIQAAIGSRIIARESIRAIRKDVLAKCYGGDITRKRKLLEKQKEGKKRMKMVGRVEVPQEAFIAALTTDESKDKAKK